One Oncorhynchus masou masou isolate Uvic2021 chromosome 27, UVic_Omas_1.1, whole genome shotgun sequence genomic window carries:
- the LOC135516224 gene encoding NEDD8-like, with the protein MLIKVKTLTGKEIEIDIEPTDKVERIKERVEEKEGIPPQQQRLIYSGKQMNDEKTAADYKIQGGSVLHLVLALRGGEVHTRLGPSRCCP; encoded by the exons ATGTTGATTAAAGTCAAG ACACTCACTGGGAAAGAAATTGAGATTGACATAGAGCCCACAGACAAG GTGGAGAGGATTAAAGAgcgagtggaggagaaagaggggattCCGCCTCAGCAGCAGAGGTTGATCTACAGTGGGAAACAAAT GAACGATGAGAAGACAGCAGCAGACTACAAGATCCAGGGAGGCTCCGTACTCCATCTGGTCCTTGCGCTAAGAGGAGGGGAGGTCCACACCCGCCTTGGACCCAGTAGATGTTGcccttag
- the slc7a8a gene encoding solute carrier family 7 member 8a: protein MTDGPRQRGCSAASGGDAGPESGKESGEGGVALKKEIGLVSACGIIVGNIIGSGIFVSPKGVMENASSVGLALIVWIVTGIITAIGALCYAELGVTIPKSGGDYSYVKDIFGGLAGFLRLWIAVLVIYPTNQAVIALTFSNYVLQPLFPTCFPPENGLRLLAAVCLLLLTWVNCSSVRWATRVQDIFTAGKLLALALIIIMGIVQICKGEYYWLEPAHAFEPFQEYDVGLIALAFLQGSFAYGGWNFLNYVTEELVDPYVNLPRAIFISIPLVTFVYVFANIAYVTAMTPQELLASNAVAVTFGEKLLGVMSWIMPISVALSTFGGVNGSLFTSSRLFFAGAREGHLPSLLAMIHVKRCTPIPALLFTCLSTLLMLCTSDMYTLINYVGFINYLFYGVTVAGQIVLRIKAPDMHRPIRISLVWPVIYLLFWAFLLIFSLYSEPIVCGLGMAIMLTGVPVYFLGVYWDNKPECFNSFVAKMTYLGQKFCVVVYPGGTKGAGNGEEGEELKESQATLSQDDGETRKPADC, encoded by the exons GTAATATCATCGGCTCTGGGATCTTTGTCAGCCCTAAGGGCGTGATGGAGAATGCTAGCTCAGTGGGTCTGGCGCTGATCGTGTGGATTGTCACCGGCATAATCACAGCCATCGGAGCGCTGTGCTACGCCGAGCTGGGTGTCACCATCCCCAAGTCAGGGGGAGACTATTCATACGTCAAGGACATCTTCGGAGGACTGGCAGG aTTCCTGCGTCTGTGGATCGCGGTGCTGGTGATCTACCCCACCAACCAGGCAGTCATCGCCCTCACCTTCTCCAACTACGTCCTACAGCCCCTCTTCCCAACCTGCTTCCCCCCGGAGAACGGACTGCGCCTGCTGGCCGCCGTCTGCCTAC tTTTGTTGACGTGGGTGAACTGCTCCAGTGTGCGATGGGCCACCAGAGTCCAGGACATCTTCACAGCCGGCAAGCTGCTGGCCCTGGCTCTCATCATTATCATGGGCATCGTGCAGATCTGCAAGG GGGAGTACTATTGGCTGGAGCCAGCCCATGCCTTTGAGCCCTTCCAGGAGTACGACGTGGGGCTGATAGCCCTGGCCTTCCTACAAGGCTCCTTCGCCTACGGAGGATGGAACTTCCTCAACTACGTCACCGAGGAGCTGGTTGACCCCTATGT GAATCTTCCACGTGCCATCTTCATCTCCATCCCCTTGGTGACGTTCGTGTACGTGTTTGCCAACATCGCTTACGTCACCGCCATGACTCCTCAGGAGCTGCTGGCCTCCAACGCTGTTGCTGTA ACGTTTGGTGAGAAGCTGCTAGGCGTGATGTCATGGATCATGCCCATTTCTGTTGCTCTGTCCACCTTCGGAGGGGTCAACGGGTCCCTCTTTACCTCCTCACG GTTGTTCTTTGCTGGAGCCAGAGAGGGCCACCTCCCCAGTCTCCTGGCTATGATCCACGTGAAGCGTTGTACCCCCATCCCTGCTCTGCTCTTCACT TGTCTGTCCACCCTGTTGATGTTGTGCACCAGTGACATGTACACCCTCATTAACTACGTGGGCTTCATCAACTACCTCTTCTACGGGGTCACTGTTGCCGGGCAGATCGTGCTGCGCATCAAGGCACCCGACATGCACCGACCAATCAGG atCAGTCTGGTATGGCCGGTCATCTACCTATTGTTCTGGGCCTTCCTGCTCATCTTCTCCCTGTACTCTGAGCCCATTGTGTGTGGCCTCGGCATGGCTATCATGCTGACTGGAGTGCCGGTCTACTTCCTGGGTGTCTACTGGGACAACAAGCCTGAATGCTTCAACAGCTTCGTTG ccAAGATGACCTACCTGGGCCAGAAGTTCTGTGTGGTGGTGTATCCAGGGGGCACGAAGGGAGCAGGGAACGGGGAGGAGGGCGAGGAGCTGAAGGAGTCACAGGCTACTCTCTCGCAAGACGATGGGGAGACACGAAAGCCTGCAGACTGCTAA